The DNA segment CAATATCAAATTCAGTAGCCATCTCCGTTACTGGATGTTCAACTTGAATACGAGTGTTCATTTCCATGAAATAAAACTCTCCATTTTGATCCAATAAAAACTCAATCGTACCTGCATTTTTATAACCGACATACTTTGCAGCACGAATAGCTGTTTCACCAAGATTTTTTCTTTGCTCTTCATTAATCGCTACAGAAGGAGATTCTTCAATTACTTTTTGATTATTGCGTTGCAAAGAACAATCGCGTTCTCCTAAATGGATAACATTTCCGTAATGATCACCTAATAATTGTACCTCAATATGGCGTGCATGTTCAATGATTTTCTCCATATACATTTGATCATCGCCAAAAGCTGCTTTTGCTTCGTTTTTTGCACTATTAAATGCAGCAGTTAGATCTTCGGTTCTTAGGACCTTACGCATCCCTTTTCCGCCACCACCAGCTGCAGCTTTGACCATTACTGGATAACCTAATTGATCTGCCAGTTGTTTAGCTTCATTAGTATCGGTAATGAAACCTTCACTTCCTGGAATAACCGGTACATTTGCTTCAATCATAAGAGCACGCGCATTCGCTTTATTTCCCATTTGATCAATAGTAACCGCATCTGGACCAATGAACGTAACATTCATTTCCTTACACATGGTCGCAAATGTACTATTTTCAGATAAGAACCCAAAACCTGGGTGAATCGCTTGAGCATTCGTCACAACCGCTGCACTTAAAATACTTTGCATATTCAAGTAAGAGTCAGTAGCTTTTGCTGGGCCAATACAAATCGCTTCATCTGCTAACTGCATATGCAAAGCATCACGATCCGCTTCGGAATAAACGGCAACCGTTTTGATTCCCATTTCACGACAAGCTCGAATAATTCGAACAGCAATTTCT comes from the Carnobacterium sp. 17-4 genome and includes:
- a CDS encoding acetyl-CoA carboxylase biotin carboxylase subunit codes for the protein MFNKILIANRGEIAVRIIRACREMGIKTVAVYSEADRDALHMQLADEAICIGPAKATDSYLNMQSILSAAVVTNAQAIHPGFGFLSENSTFATMCKEMNVTFIGPDAVTIDQMGNKANARALMIEANVPVIPGSEGFITDTNEAKQLADQLGYPVMVKAAAGGGGKGMRKVLRTEDLTAAFNSAKNEAKAAFGDDQMYMEKIIEHARHIEVQLLGDHYGNVIHLGERDCSLQRNNQKVIEESPSVAINEEQRKNLGETAIRAAKYVGYKNAGTIEFLLDQNGEFYFMEMNTRIQVEHPVTEMATEFDIVKEQLLIASGVELSIQQSDVRLTGHTIECRINAENPAFNFAPSPGTIQYLMMPSGGNGLRVDSAMFAGADIPPYYDAMIAKIITKGANRAEAIAKMQRALGEMVIDGIISNQFFQEDLLMDKRFVNGEYDTSFLQDVFLKEWKPRIE